In the Kitasatospora terrestris genome, one interval contains:
- a CDS encoding VanZ family protein — MHRHGTTARTGVPTGDRPAGPGASRPLRTTARVLLALHLLLLGWLTLRPLSVSWTYPANLTPLASVEQALATRGLAGAVQLASGLLPLAPVGVLLPLAGGRLRVSWFPSLLRTTGTAALLATGLEILGGSVPGHVLNVDDILLGTLGAALAHLALVPAVRAALLHRRGRAAHVPAAPVPVADAPADGRGRSRGRRSALPAGPAPSFTGLSPSGTSPRR, encoded by the coding sequence GTGCACCGACATGGCACCACCGCGCGTACCGGCGTTCCGACCGGCGACCGACCAGCGGGACCGGGAGCGTCCCGACCGCTGCGAACGACGGCACGGGTCCTGCTGGCGCTCCACCTGCTGCTGCTCGGCTGGCTGACGCTCCGCCCGCTGTCGGTGAGCTGGACCTACCCGGCCAACCTGACCCCGCTCGCCTCGGTCGAGCAGGCGCTGGCCACCCGCGGTCTCGCCGGTGCCGTCCAGCTCGCCTCCGGACTGCTGCCGCTGGCCCCGGTCGGGGTGCTGCTGCCGCTGGCCGGCGGGCGGCTGCGGGTGTCCTGGTTCCCGTCCCTGCTGCGCACCACGGGCACGGCGGCGCTGCTGGCCACCGGGCTGGAGATCCTCGGCGGCTCGGTGCCCGGCCACGTCCTGAACGTGGACGACATCCTGCTGGGCACCCTCGGCGCGGCCCTCGCCCACCTGGCGCTGGTCCCGGCGGTCCGGGCCGCGCTGCTGCACCGCCGCGGACGCGCGGCCCACGTCCCGGCGGCCCCCGTCCCGGTGGCGGACGCCCCGGCAGACGGCCGGGGCCGGTCCCGCGGGCGGCGCTCGGCACTGCCCGCGGGACCGGCCCCGTCGTTCACCGGGCTCAGCCCTTCAGGTACTTCGCCGCGTCGATGA
- a CDS encoding PspC domain-containing protein: MSSLARPRHNRVIAGVCAGLAKRFGMTPWTVRILFLLSCLLPGPQFLIYLALWLLLPQEP, encoded by the coding sequence ATGAGTTCGCTTGCCCGCCCCCGCCACAACCGCGTCATCGCCGGCGTCTGCGCCGGGCTCGCCAAGCGCTTCGGCATGACGCCGTGGACCGTCCGGATCCTGTTCCTGCTCTCCTGCCTGCTGCCCGGCCCGCAGTTCCTGATCTACCTCGCGCTGTGGCTGCTCCTCCCCCAGGAGCCGTGA
- a CDS encoding adenosine deaminase → MEKQIPATAGTAAPRIPTPEQIVRAPKVLLHDHLDGGLRPETIVELAAACGYEGLPTTDPKELGVWFREAADSGSLVRYLETFAHTCAVMQTREALVKVAADCAEDLAADGVVYAEVRYAPEQHLEGGLTLDQVVEAVNEGFRLGEANARAQGNRIRVGTLLTAMRHAARSQEIAELANRHRDQGVVGFDIAGAEAGYPPTRHQAAFDYLKGENNHFTIHAGEAFGLPSIWEALQCCGADRLGHGVRIVDDITVAEDGTVRLGRLAAYVRDKRIPLEMCPTSNLQTGAASSYAEHPIGMLSRLKFRVTVNTDNRLMSGTSVSQEFQHLVDAFGYTLGDMEWFTVNAMKSAFLPFDERLAMISDVIKPGYAELKAEWLFSPRA, encoded by the coding sequence ATGGAGAAGCAGATCCCTGCCACCGCGGGCACCGCAGCCCCGCGCATTCCCACCCCCGAGCAGATCGTCCGCGCCCCCAAGGTGCTCCTGCACGACCACCTGGACGGCGGGCTCCGCCCCGAGACCATCGTCGAACTGGCCGCGGCCTGCGGCTACGAGGGCCTGCCCACCACCGACCCGAAGGAGCTCGGCGTCTGGTTCCGGGAGGCCGCCGACTCCGGCTCGCTGGTCCGCTACCTGGAGACCTTCGCGCACACCTGTGCCGTGATGCAGACCCGCGAGGCACTGGTCAAGGTCGCCGCCGACTGCGCCGAGGACCTGGCCGCCGACGGCGTGGTCTACGCCGAGGTGCGGTACGCCCCCGAGCAGCACCTGGAGGGCGGCCTCACCCTCGACCAGGTGGTGGAGGCGGTCAACGAGGGCTTCCGCCTCGGCGAGGCCAACGCCCGGGCCCAGGGCAACCGGATCCGGGTCGGCACCCTGCTGACCGCGATGCGGCACGCCGCCCGCTCCCAGGAGATCGCCGAGCTCGCCAACCGCCACCGCGACCAGGGTGTGGTCGGCTTCGACATCGCCGGCGCCGAGGCGGGCTACCCCCCCACCCGCCACCAGGCCGCCTTCGACTACCTCAAGGGCGAGAACAACCACTTCACCATCCACGCGGGCGAGGCGTTCGGCCTGCCGTCGATCTGGGAGGCCCTGCAGTGCTGCGGCGCCGACCGGCTCGGCCACGGCGTGCGGATCGTCGACGACATCACGGTCGCCGAGGACGGCACCGTCCGGCTCGGCCGGCTGGCCGCGTACGTGCGCGACAAGCGGATCCCGCTGGAGATGTGCCCGACCTCCAACCTGCAGACCGGCGCCGCGAGTTCGTACGCCGAGCACCCGATCGGGATGCTCAGCCGGCTGAAGTTCCGAGTCACCGTCAACACCGACAACCGGCTGATGAGCGGCACCAGCGTGAGCCAGGAGTTCCAGCACCTGGTGGACGCCTTCGGCTACACCCTGGGCGACATGGAGTGGTTCACGGTGAACGCAATGAAGTCCGCGTTCCTGCCCTTCGACGAGCGGCTCGCGATGATCAGCGACGTGATCAAGCCCGGCTACGCCGAACTCAAGGCGGAGTGGCTCTTCAGCCCGCGCGCCTGA
- a CDS encoding metalloregulator ArsR/SmtB family transcription factor, giving the protein MATDVFSALANPVRRRLLDALLDGPRAAGDLAGRFELSRPAVSEHLQVLRQAGLVREEPRGRQRYYHLDPAPLAQVGAWLHPFEHYWRGRLTALADLLDAEPTPTEKDTPA; this is encoded by the coding sequence GTGGCCACCGACGTCTTCAGCGCCCTCGCCAACCCCGTCCGCCGCCGCCTGCTCGACGCCCTGCTCGACGGGCCGCGCGCCGCCGGCGACCTGGCCGGACGCTTCGAGCTCAGCCGCCCCGCCGTCTCCGAACACCTCCAGGTCCTCCGCCAGGCCGGCCTGGTCCGCGAGGAGCCCCGCGGACGGCAGCGCTACTACCACCTCGACCCCGCGCCACTCGCCCAGGTCGGCGCCTGGCTGCACCCCTTCGAGCACTACTGGCGCGGCCGGCTCACCGCCCTCGCCGACCTGCTCGACGCCGAACCGACCCCCACCGAGAAGGACACCCCCGCATGA
- a CDS encoding SRPBCC domain-containing protein, with product MTGPRPTIELDRFLPHPPAKVWRALTDPGTHARWWAAGDVRAEVGHRFTLDMGPWGEQPCEVLAVEPERLLRYSFAEGTLDTTLTWRLVPEGTGTRLLLEHAGFDLDSPLGRSALDGMGHGWPHVLDRLAATLAE from the coding sequence ATGACCGGGCCCCGCCCCACCATCGAGCTCGACCGCTTCCTCCCGCACCCGCCCGCCAAGGTCTGGCGCGCCCTCACCGACCCCGGGACGCACGCCCGCTGGTGGGCCGCAGGCGACGTCCGCGCCGAGGTCGGCCACCGCTTCACCCTCGACATGGGACCGTGGGGCGAACAGCCCTGCGAGGTGCTCGCCGTCGAACCCGAGCGCCTGCTCCGCTACTCCTTCGCCGAGGGCACCCTCGACACCACCCTCACCTGGCGGCTCGTCCCCGAAGGCACCGGCACCCGCCTGCTGCTCGAACACGCCGGCTTCGACCTGGACTCCCCGCTGGGCCGCAGCGCCCTCGACGGCATGGGCCACGGCTGGCCGCACGTCCTCGACCGGCTGGCCGCGACCCTCGCCGAGTGA
- a CDS encoding LysR family transcriptional regulator: MTYESSSQPVRLAELGPEADVTRLAPLLAEFAAVARLEHVTQAAQLLGMPQPTLSRAVARLEAELGVDLLARQGRTVRLTRAGRLLLGSVERALAELERGADAARAEADPAAGRVAFGFLHTMGTDAVPALLRGFRSEHPRVRFQLVQDYVAAMLERLRAGELDLCLVSPVPDAPDLVARPLDEQRLHLVVPADHRLAGRRRIRLAEVAREPWVAVEEGYGLRVITDGFCAEAGFVPRIAFEGEEAETLRGLVAAGLGVALLPPALVPRPGVVELEVTAPRTRRAIGLAWVAGRPLTPPATAFRDFVLSRRGRLLDHD; the protein is encoded by the coding sequence GTGACGTATGAGAGCAGCTCGCAGCCGGTCCGCCTCGCCGAGCTCGGCCCGGAGGCCGACGTGACCCGCCTCGCACCGCTGTTGGCCGAGTTCGCGGCGGTCGCCCGACTGGAGCACGTGACGCAGGCGGCCCAGCTGCTCGGCATGCCGCAGCCCACCCTCTCCCGGGCGGTCGCCCGGCTGGAGGCCGAGCTCGGCGTCGACCTGCTGGCCCGTCAGGGGCGCACCGTACGGCTGACCCGGGCCGGCCGGCTGCTGCTCGGCTCGGTCGAGCGGGCCCTCGCCGAACTGGAACGCGGCGCGGACGCCGCCCGGGCGGAGGCCGACCCGGCGGCGGGGCGGGTGGCGTTCGGCTTCCTGCACACCATGGGGACGGACGCGGTGCCCGCGCTGCTGCGGGGCTTTCGCAGCGAGCACCCGCGGGTGAGGTTCCAGCTGGTGCAGGACTACGTCGCCGCGATGCTGGAACGGCTGCGCGCCGGGGAGCTGGACCTCTGCCTGGTCTCCCCGGTGCCGGACGCCCCCGACCTGGTCGCCCGACCGCTCGACGAGCAGCGGCTGCACCTGGTCGTCCCCGCCGACCACCGGCTCGCCGGTCGCCGCCGGATCCGGCTCGCGGAGGTCGCGCGGGAGCCGTGGGTCGCGGTGGAGGAGGGGTACGGGCTGCGGGTGATCACCGACGGCTTCTGCGCGGAGGCGGGGTTCGTGCCGCGGATCGCGTTCGAGGGGGAGGAGGCGGAGACCCTGCGGGGCCTGGTGGCGGCCGGGCTGGGGGTGGCGCTGCTGCCGCCCGCGCTGGTGCCGCGGCCGGGCGTGGTGGAACTGGAGGTCACCGCCCCGCGCACCCGCCGCGCGATCGGCCTGGCCTGGGTGGCCGGCCGCCCGCTCACGCCTCCGGCGACGGCCTTCCGCGACTTCGTCCTCTCCCGCCGCGGCCGCCTCCTCGACCACGACTGA
- a CDS encoding MFS transporter, whose translation MQPSSTGAPAGAGASTPSSPPSETDLRHRPGDRAFRRANLALFAAGVATFVLLYSTQGLLPILSADLDLTPGQAAWTASAATLGLALALLPASALSDRYGRTAVMTASTVAASGIALLLPLAPNLTTLVVLRAVQGAALAGLPATAMAYLAEEIHPSALASAMGLYVAGNSIGGMGGRLVSGWAAAAWGWRWGLAVSAALALLAALAFRLLIPRARNFRPVPVDARALARTVGTHLRNPLLLRLYALGMLFMAVFGAVYNTVGYRLTSAPFNLPQSLAASIFVVYLVGTASSASAGRLTARLGRRGTLYVAIGTTGAGLLLSLAGSLAAALLGLVLITAGFFAGHATASSAVGRTATHGRAQASALYLIAYYLGNSLGGTLGADAYHSSGWDGAAAVGLTAMTLAAAVTLYATHRAHHATVRPRPVRG comes from the coding sequence ATGCAGCCCTCCAGTACCGGGGCGCCCGCCGGAGCGGGCGCCTCCACCCCGTCGTCCCCGCCCTCGGAAACCGACCTGCGCCACCGTCCGGGCGACCGCGCGTTCCGCCGCGCCAACCTGGCACTGTTCGCCGCCGGTGTGGCCACCTTCGTCCTGCTGTACTCCACCCAGGGCCTGCTGCCGATCCTCTCGGCCGACCTCGACCTGACGCCCGGCCAGGCCGCGTGGACCGCCTCCGCCGCCACCCTCGGCCTCGCCCTCGCCCTGCTCCCGGCCAGCGCGCTCTCCGACCGGTACGGCCGCACCGCGGTGATGACCGCCTCCACCGTCGCCGCCTCCGGCATCGCGCTGCTGCTGCCCCTCGCGCCGAACCTCACCACCCTGGTGGTGCTGCGCGCCGTCCAGGGCGCCGCGCTCGCCGGACTGCCCGCCACCGCGATGGCGTACCTCGCCGAGGAGATCCACCCGAGCGCGCTCGCCTCCGCGATGGGCCTGTACGTGGCCGGCAACTCGATCGGCGGCATGGGCGGCCGGCTGGTCTCCGGCTGGGCGGCCGCCGCCTGGGGCTGGCGCTGGGGGCTCGCGGTCTCCGCCGCGCTCGCCCTGCTCGCCGCGCTCGCCTTCCGGCTGCTCATCCCCCGCGCCCGCAACTTCCGGCCCGTCCCGGTGGACGCCCGCGCCCTCGCCCGCACCGTCGGCACGCACCTGCGCAACCCGCTGCTGCTGCGCCTGTACGCCCTCGGGATGCTCTTCATGGCGGTCTTCGGCGCCGTCTACAACACGGTCGGCTACCGGCTGACCTCGGCGCCCTTCAACCTGCCGCAGTCGCTCGCCGCCTCGATCTTCGTCGTCTACCTGGTCGGCACCGCGTCCTCCGCCTCCGCCGGGCGCCTCACCGCACGGCTCGGCCGCCGCGGCACCCTGTACGTGGCCATCGGCACCACCGGCGCCGGCCTGCTGCTCTCGCTGGCCGGCTCGCTGGCCGCCGCGCTGCTCGGCCTGGTCCTGATCACCGCCGGATTCTTCGCCGGCCACGCGACCGCCTCCTCGGCCGTCGGCCGCACCGCCACCCACGGCCGCGCCCAGGCCTCCGCGCTCTACCTGATCGCCTACTACCTCGGCAACAGCCTCGGCGGCACCCTCGGCGCCGACGCCTACCACTCCTCCGGCTGGGACGGCGCCGCCGCGGTCGGCCTCACCGCGATGACCCTCGCCGCCGCCGTCACCCTCTACGCCACCCACCGCGCCCACCACGCGACCGTCCGGCCCCGGCCCGTCCGTGGCTAG
- a CDS encoding Uma2 family endonuclease gives MSIDPAVYARLREIADQLPQVPGIGKIEIAEGEIVMMMSPVSRHELAVVRIARQLNSQIERTHPGHIAHGGADLEDVGLGRLRNPDLMVFAEEALEAEKPALLPHEVLLVVEVVSKSNPENDYEHKVRDYAAMGIPLYLLVDPRKGTGIIHDQPGYTLRTPFAFGDTITVGPWTVDTSVLLTYA, from the coding sequence ATGAGCATCGACCCTGCTGTGTACGCCCGGTTGCGCGAGATCGCCGACCAGCTCCCGCAGGTGCCCGGGATAGGGAAGATCGAGATCGCCGAGGGCGAGATCGTCATGATGATGTCGCCCGTGAGTCGTCACGAGCTCGCTGTGGTCCGGATCGCCCGACAGCTCAACAGTCAGATCGAGAGGACCCATCCGGGCCACATCGCACACGGCGGTGCCGATCTGGAGGATGTCGGCCTCGGCAGGCTGCGCAATCCGGACCTCATGGTGTTCGCGGAGGAAGCCCTCGAAGCCGAAAAACCTGCGCTGCTGCCCCACGAGGTCCTGCTCGTGGTCGAGGTGGTGTCGAAGTCGAACCCGGAGAACGACTACGAGCACAAGGTCCGCGACTACGCCGCCATGGGTATCCCGCTCTACCTCTTGGTCGACCCCCGCAAGGGGACCGGCATCATCCACGACCAGCCCGGCTACACCCTCCGGACACCGTTCGCCTTCGGTGACACGATCACGGTCGGCCCGTGGACCGTCGACACCAGCGTCCTGCTGACCTACGCCTGA
- a CDS encoding thymidine phosphorylase: MDAISVIRTKRDRGELTDPQIDWVIDAYTRGEVADEQMSALAMAILLNGMNPREISRWTDAMIRSGERMDFTALGVPTADKHSTGGVGDKITLPLAPLVAACGAAVPQLSGRGLGHTGGTLDKLESIPGWRALLSNDEMMDVLRTTGAVICAAGDGLAPADKKLYALRDVTGTVEAIPLIASSIMSKKIAEGTGALVLDVKVGSGAFMKNLDDARELARTMVGLGNSAGVNTVALLTDMSVPLGLTAGNALEVRESVEVLAGGGPADVVELTLALAREMLAAAGVHGKDPADALRDGSAMDHWRRMIAAQGGDPDATLPVAREQHVVTAPASGVLTELDAYAVGVCAWRLGAGRARKEDPVQAGAGVEIHAKPGAEVTAGQPLLTLHTDTPERFDYALEALTTGITVSPAGTAFTADPIVLDRIA; this comes from the coding sequence ATGGACGCCATCTCCGTCATCAGGACCAAGCGCGACCGCGGCGAACTGACCGATCCGCAGATCGACTGGGTGATCGACGCCTACACCCGCGGCGAGGTCGCCGACGAGCAGATGTCCGCCCTCGCCATGGCGATCCTGCTCAACGGCATGAACCCGCGCGAGATCAGCCGCTGGACCGACGCCATGATCCGCTCCGGCGAGCGGATGGACTTCACCGCCCTCGGCGTCCCCACCGCCGACAAGCACTCGACGGGCGGCGTCGGCGACAAGATCACCCTCCCGCTCGCCCCGCTCGTCGCCGCCTGCGGCGCCGCCGTCCCGCAGCTCTCCGGCCGCGGCCTCGGCCACACCGGCGGCACCCTCGACAAGCTCGAATCCATCCCCGGCTGGCGGGCCCTGCTCTCCAACGACGAGATGATGGACGTCCTGCGCACCACCGGCGCCGTCATCTGCGCCGCCGGCGACGGCCTCGCCCCCGCCGACAAGAAGCTCTACGCCCTCCGCGACGTCACCGGCACCGTCGAGGCCATCCCGCTGATCGCCTCCTCGATCATGTCCAAGAAGATCGCCGAGGGTACGGGCGCCCTCGTGCTGGACGTCAAGGTCGGCAGCGGCGCCTTCATGAAGAACCTCGACGACGCCCGCGAACTCGCCCGCACCATGGTCGGCCTCGGCAACAGCGCCGGCGTCAACACCGTCGCCCTGCTCACCGACATGTCCGTGCCGCTCGGCCTCACCGCCGGCAACGCGCTCGAAGTCCGCGAGTCCGTCGAGGTCCTCGCCGGCGGCGGCCCCGCCGACGTCGTCGAGCTCACCCTCGCGCTCGCCCGCGAGATGCTCGCCGCTGCCGGCGTCCACGGCAAGGACCCCGCCGACGCCCTGCGCGACGGCTCCGCCATGGACCACTGGCGCCGCATGATCGCCGCCCAGGGCGGCGACCCCGACGCCACCCTCCCCGTCGCCCGCGAGCAGCACGTCGTCACCGCCCCCGCGAGCGGCGTCCTCACCGAACTCGACGCCTACGCCGTCGGCGTCTGCGCCTGGCGCCTCGGCGCCGGCCGCGCCCGCAAGGAGGACCCCGTCCAGGCCGGCGCCGGCGTCGAGATCCACGCCAAGCCCGGTGCCGAGGTGACCGCCGGCCAGCCGCTGCTCACCCTGCACACCGACACCCCCGAGCGCTTCGACTACGCGCTGGAGGCGCTGACCACCGGCATCACCGTCAGCCCGGCCGGCACCGCCTTCACCGCCGACCCGATCGTCCTCGACCGCATCGCCTGA
- a CDS encoding cytidine deaminase has protein sequence MTAAVDWARLREAAREAMAHAYAPYSKFPVGAAALVDDGRTVTGCNVENASYGLGLCAECGLVSALHAGGGGRLVAFTCVDGAGELLMPCGRCRQLLFEHGGPELLVQLPSGVRTMSELLPDAFGPERL, from the coding sequence GTGACGGCCGCCGTCGACTGGGCGCGGCTGCGCGAGGCCGCGCGGGAGGCGATGGCGCACGCCTACGCCCCGTACAGCAAGTTCCCGGTCGGGGCCGCGGCCCTGGTCGACGACGGGCGCACCGTCACCGGCTGCAACGTGGAGAACGCCTCGTACGGGCTCGGGCTGTGCGCCGAGTGCGGCCTGGTCTCCGCGCTGCACGCCGGCGGCGGCGGCCGACTGGTGGCGTTCACCTGCGTGGACGGCGCCGGCGAGCTGCTGATGCCGTGCGGCCGCTGCCGCCAGCTGCTGTTCGAGCACGGGGGCCCCGAGCTGCTGGTCCAGCTGCCCTCCGGGGTGCGGACGATGAGCGAACTGCTGCCCGACGCCTTCGGGCCGGAGCGGCTCTAG
- a CDS encoding ABC transporter permease, whose product MSTAIATKPKSGGAPAKRGKITWPVVLLLIAGALVLVSAVEAYTGNYGLTSSGQVSAALSSAVPIAMAGLGGLWSERAGVVNIGLEGMMVAGTFCGAWAGYLVNPWVGLLAGMAGGALGGLLHALVTVTFGVDHIVSGVGINLLIPGICAYVNRIYYKDYVANGAGANQSPPADPLPEITVPGLSSWLESIESHHWFLVSDVAGILAGLVTNLSVVVVIAAVLLVVTYFLLWRTVFGLRLRSCGENPTASESLGVNVYKYKYYAVVASGAFAGLGGAYLSLVAAHFYKDGQTQGRGFIGLAAMIFGNWMPGGLAMGAGLFGFTDSLQLRDADNVHVLLLVIAIAMALLALWQLYRRKFTGAVISAVVAVGLGLWYALTDTVQRPLIVATPYVITLVVLALASQRLRMPKADGQIYRKGEGK is encoded by the coding sequence GTGAGTACGGCAATTGCCACCAAGCCGAAGTCGGGCGGGGCTCCCGCCAAGCGCGGGAAGATCACCTGGCCCGTCGTCCTGCTGCTGATCGCCGGTGCCCTGGTGCTGGTCTCCGCGGTCGAGGCGTACACCGGCAACTACGGCCTGACCTCCTCCGGGCAGGTCAGCGCGGCGCTCTCCTCGGCCGTGCCGATCGCGATGGCCGGTCTCGGCGGTCTGTGGTCGGAGCGGGCCGGCGTGGTCAACATCGGCCTCGAAGGCATGATGGTCGCCGGCACCTTCTGCGGCGCCTGGGCGGGCTACCTGGTCAACCCGTGGGTCGGCCTGCTGGCCGGCATGGCGGGCGGCGCGCTCGGCGGTCTGCTGCACGCGCTGGTCACCGTGACCTTCGGCGTCGACCACATCGTCTCCGGCGTCGGCATCAACCTGCTGATCCCCGGCATCTGCGCGTACGTCAACCGGATCTACTACAAGGACTACGTGGCGAACGGCGCGGGCGCCAACCAGTCGCCGCCGGCCGACCCGCTGCCCGAGATCACCGTTCCGGGCCTCTCCAGCTGGCTGGAGAGCATCGAGTCGCACCACTGGTTCCTGGTCTCCGACGTCGCCGGCATCCTCGCCGGCCTGGTCACCAACCTGTCGGTGGTCGTGGTGATCGCCGCCGTGCTGCTGGTCGTCACCTACTTCCTGCTCTGGCGCACGGTGTTCGGCCTGCGGCTGCGCTCCTGCGGCGAGAACCCCACCGCCTCGGAGTCGCTGGGCGTCAACGTCTACAAGTACAAGTACTACGCGGTGGTCGCCTCGGGCGCCTTCGCCGGCCTCGGCGGCGCGTACCTCTCGCTGGTCGCCGCGCACTTCTACAAGGACGGCCAGACCCAGGGCCGCGGCTTCATCGGCCTCGCCGCGATGATCTTCGGCAACTGGATGCCCGGCGGCCTCGCCATGGGCGCCGGCCTGTTCGGCTTCACCGACAGCCTCCAGCTGCGCGACGCGGACAACGTCCACGTCCTGCTGCTGGTCATCGCGATCGCCATGGCGCTGCTCGCGCTCTGGCAGCTCTACCGCCGCAAGTTCACCGGCGCGGTGATCAGCGCGGTCGTCGCCGTCGGCCTGGGCCTGTGGTACGCGCTCACCGACACCGTCCAGCGTCCGCTGATCGTCGCCACCCCGTACGTCATCACGCTGGTCGTGCTGGCCCTCGCCTCACAACGCCTGCGGATGCCCAAGGCGGACGGCCAGATCTACCGCAAGGGCGAGGGCAAGTGA
- a CDS encoding ABC transporter permease, whose product MTTENPAAKASFKDRFDGERILLALAAPVLAVLLSAVICGVLLAISGKDPFNAFQVMWDYGTASDGQVLTLNRATTYYVAGCAAAFGFRMNLFNIGVEGQYRLGMLFAAYVGSQVDLPSVLQIPLLLITAMLVGGLWASIAALLKVYRGVSEVISTIMLNAIATAVVGLLLVPGVFAPAKGGSSNAINTAPVSQSSHFFTIPTAGGDLYGFIFVAIAIGVLFHFTLSRTRFGFDLRATGRSETAAKASGVNVKRMIITSMVVSGALAGMIGLPELLQHSYYFGQSVQLNLGFIGISVALLGRNTPIGIVFSALLFAFLDVAGTRLPLRGDYPQEIVAVMQGTIVICVVVAYELVRRYGLKRQQQKVGAELAAQAAAAAKKEVSA is encoded by the coding sequence ATGACCACTGAGAACCCCGCCGCGAAGGCGTCCTTCAAGGACCGCTTCGACGGCGAGCGCATCCTGCTGGCCCTGGCCGCGCCGGTGCTCGCGGTGCTGCTCTCCGCGGTGATCTGCGGCGTGCTGCTGGCGATCTCCGGCAAGGACCCGTTCAACGCCTTCCAGGTGATGTGGGACTACGGCACCGCCTCGGACGGCCAGGTGCTCACCCTGAACCGGGCCACCACGTACTACGTCGCCGGTTGCGCCGCCGCCTTCGGCTTCCGGATGAACCTGTTCAACATCGGCGTCGAGGGCCAGTACCGGCTCGGCATGCTGTTCGCCGCGTACGTCGGCAGCCAGGTCGACCTGCCGTCCGTGCTGCAGATCCCGCTGCTGCTGATCACCGCGATGCTGGTCGGCGGCCTGTGGGCCTCGATCGCCGCCCTGCTGAAGGTCTACCGCGGCGTCAGCGAGGTCATCTCGACCATCATGCTGAACGCCATCGCCACCGCGGTGGTCGGCCTGCTGCTCGTCCCGGGCGTCTTCGCCCCGGCGAAGGGCGGCAGCAGCAACGCGATCAACACCGCGCCGGTCTCGCAGTCCAGCCACTTCTTCACCATCCCGACCGCGGGCGGCGACCTGTACGGCTTCATCTTCGTCGCCATCGCGATCGGCGTGCTGTTCCACTTCACCCTCAGCCGCACCCGGTTCGGCTTCGACCTGCGCGCCACCGGCCGCTCGGAGACGGCCGCCAAGGCCTCGGGCGTCAACGTCAAGCGCATGATCATCACCAGCATGGTGGTGTCCGGCGCGCTGGCCGGCATGATCGGCCTGCCGGAGCTGCTGCAGCACTCGTACTACTTCGGCCAGAGCGTGCAGCTGAACCTCGGCTTCATCGGCATCTCGGTCGCCCTGCTCGGCCGCAACACGCCGATCGGCATCGTCTTCTCGGCGCTGCTGTTCGCCTTCCTCGACGTCGCGGGTACCCGTCTGCCGCTGCGCGGCGACTACCCGCAGGAGATCGTCGCGGTCATGCAGGGAACCATCGTCATCTGCGTCGTCGTCGCCTACGAGCTGGTCCGCCGCTACGGCCTGAAGCGCCAGCAGCAGAAGGTCGGCGCCGAGCTCGCCGCCCAGGCCGCCGCGGCCGCCAAGAAGGAGGTCTCGGCGTGA